The Paraburkholderia sp. SOS3 genome includes a region encoding these proteins:
- a CDS encoding branched-chain amino acid ABC transporter permease produces MQRKALYVLLLIGLIVAPFAGMYPVFVMKVLCFALFAAAFNLLIGYTGLLSFGHAMFLSSAGYITGYAIQSLGTTPEIGVLAGTAAATLLGLIVGLFAIRRQGIYFAMITLALAQMIYFVFLQAPFTHGEDGMQGVPRGRLFGLLDLSSDLTLYFVVLLVMVLAFMLIVRIVHSPFGQVLVAIKENEPRAISLGYDTNRFKLLAFVLSAGLAGLAGSMKVLVLGFETLSDAYWTMSGLVVLMTLVGGMGTLFGPLLGAALIVSLEERLGDIGNVIASATGLDWFRSLGESVTIVTGLIFIACVLAFRRGIVGEIVARVKPLRA; encoded by the coding sequence ATGCAGAGAAAAGCGCTTTACGTGCTGCTGCTCATCGGTCTCATCGTCGCGCCGTTTGCCGGCATGTACCCGGTGTTCGTGATGAAGGTGCTGTGCTTTGCGCTGTTTGCGGCGGCGTTCAATCTTCTGATCGGTTACACGGGGCTGCTGTCGTTCGGGCATGCGATGTTTCTCTCGAGCGCAGGGTATATCACCGGCTATGCGATCCAGTCGCTCGGCACGACACCTGAAATCGGCGTGCTTGCCGGCACCGCGGCCGCGACGCTGCTGGGGTTGATTGTCGGGCTGTTCGCGATCCGCCGGCAGGGCATCTACTTCGCGATGATCACGCTTGCGCTCGCGCAGATGATCTACTTCGTGTTTCTGCAGGCGCCGTTTACGCATGGCGAGGATGGAATGCAGGGCGTGCCGCGCGGCAGGCTGTTCGGCCTGCTCGATCTCTCGTCGGACCTCACGCTGTATTTCGTCGTACTGCTCGTGATGGTGCTCGCGTTCATGCTGATCGTGCGCATCGTGCACTCGCCATTCGGGCAGGTGCTGGTCGCGATCAAGGAGAACGAGCCGCGAGCGATTTCGCTTGGCTACGATACGAACCGCTTCAAGCTGCTCGCGTTCGTGCTGTCCGCGGGTCTCGCGGGTCTCGCCGGTTCGATGAAGGTGCTCGTGCTCGGGTTCGAAACGTTGAGCGATGCGTACTGGACGATGTCGGGCCTCGTCGTGCTGATGACGCTCGTCGGCGGCATGGGCACGCTGTTTGGGCCGCTGCTCGGCGCCGCGCTGATTGTCTCGCTCGAAGAGCGGCTCGGCGATATCGGTAACGTGATCGCGTCGGCAACGGGGCTCGACTGGTTCCGCTCGCTCGGCGAATCGGTGACGATCGTCACGGGCCTGATCTTTATCGCTTGCGTGCTGGCATTCAGGCGCGGCATTGTCGGCGAAATCGTCGCGCGGGTGAAGCCGTTGCGTGCGTGA
- a CDS encoding branched-chain amino acid ABC transporter permease — protein MDIFGIPLPAMLSQLLLGLVNGSFYAILSLGLAVIFGLLNVINFAHGALFMLGAMLTWMGLAYFGLPYWVMLVLAPIIVGLFGMLIERSMLRWLYKLDHLYGLLLTFGLTLVVEGVFRSIYGASGQPYDVPDLLSGATNLGFMFLPNYRAWVVVASLIVCFATWFVIDKTRLGAYLRAGTENPKLVEAFGVNVPLMVTLTYGFGVALAAFAGVLAAPVIQVSPLMGQPLIVTVFAVVVIGGMGSIMGSILTGLLLGVIEGFTRVFYPEASATVVFVIMALVLLVRPTGLFGKEK, from the coding sequence ATGGATATCTTTGGCATCCCGCTGCCGGCCATGTTGAGCCAGTTGCTGCTCGGTCTCGTGAACGGTTCGTTCTACGCGATCCTGAGCCTCGGGCTGGCGGTGATTTTCGGTCTGCTCAACGTGATCAACTTCGCGCACGGCGCATTGTTCATGCTCGGCGCGATGCTCACCTGGATGGGCCTCGCGTATTTCGGCCTGCCGTACTGGGTGATGCTCGTGCTCGCGCCCATCATCGTCGGATTGTTCGGGATGCTGATCGAACGGTCGATGCTGCGCTGGCTCTACAAGCTCGATCACCTGTATGGGCTGTTGCTGACGTTCGGGCTCACGCTGGTCGTCGAAGGCGTGTTCCGCTCGATCTACGGCGCGTCCGGTCAACCGTACGATGTGCCCGATCTGCTTTCCGGCGCGACCAATCTCGGCTTCATGTTTCTGCCGAACTATCGCGCGTGGGTGGTGGTCGCGTCGCTGATCGTCTGCTTCGCGACGTGGTTCGTGATCGATAAGACGCGCCTTGGCGCTTACCTGCGCGCCGGTACCGAGAATCCGAAGCTCGTCGAAGCCTTCGGCGTCAATGTGCCGCTGATGGTCACGCTCACCTATGGTTTCGGCGTCGCGCTCGCGGCGTTTGCCGGCGTGCTGGCCGCGCCTGTCATCCAGGTCTCGCCGCTGATGGGGCAACCGCTGATCGTCACGGTATTCGCCGTGGTAGTGATCGGCGGGATGGGGTCGATCATGGGCTCGATTCTGACGGGCCTGCTGCTCGGCGTGATCGAAGGCTTCACGCGCGTGTTCTATCCGGAGGCGTCGGCCACCGTCGTATTCGTGATCATGGCGCTCGTGCTGCTCGTGCGGCCGACAGGCCTTTTCGGCAAGGAGAAATAA
- a CDS encoding ABC transporter substrate-binding protein has translation MKRKTLARLTSLCFAAAAGIALTAGSARAADDAVKIGFITDMSGLYADIDGQGGLEAIRMAVADFGGKVNGKPIQILYADHQNKADIAASRAREWFDRDGVDAVIGGTNSATALSTNQVAGEKHKVYINIGAGADTLTNEQCTPYTVHYAYDTTALAKGTGSAITKQGGKTWYFLTADYAFGKALEKNTADVVKANGGQVLGEVRHPLSASDFSSFLLQAQASKAQILGLANAGGDTINAIKAAKEFGITKTMKIAALLIFIDDIHSLGLETTQGLIATDSWYWNKDANTRKWAQRYFEKMKKMPSSLQAADYSATMTYLNAVKAVGSTDPDKVMAQLKKTKIDDFYGKGYIRQDGSFIHDMYLMQVKTPAESKEPWDYYKITATIPGEQAFTTKQETRCALWK, from the coding sequence ATGAAAAGGAAAACTCTCGCGCGCCTCACGTCCCTCTGTTTCGCGGCCGCCGCCGGTATCGCGCTGACCGCGGGCAGCGCGCGGGCAGCCGACGACGCCGTGAAGATCGGCTTTATCACCGACATGTCGGGGCTCTATGCGGACATCGATGGCCAGGGCGGCCTCGAGGCGATTCGCATGGCCGTTGCGGATTTCGGCGGCAAGGTGAACGGCAAGCCGATCCAGATTCTCTACGCGGACCACCAGAACAAGGCCGATATCGCCGCCTCGCGCGCACGCGAGTGGTTCGACCGCGACGGCGTCGACGCCGTGATCGGCGGCACGAACTCGGCAACCGCGTTGTCGACGAACCAGGTCGCGGGCGAGAAGCACAAGGTGTACATCAACATCGGTGCGGGCGCCGATACGCTGACCAACGAGCAGTGCACGCCGTACACGGTCCACTATGCGTACGACACGACCGCGCTCGCCAAAGGCACCGGTTCCGCGATCACGAAGCAGGGCGGCAAGACCTGGTATTTTCTGACCGCCGATTACGCATTCGGCAAGGCGCTCGAAAAGAACACCGCGGACGTCGTGAAGGCCAACGGCGGCCAGGTGCTCGGCGAAGTGCGGCATCCGCTGTCCGCATCGGACTTCTCGTCGTTCCTGTTGCAGGCGCAAGCGTCGAAGGCGCAGATTCTCGGGCTCGCGAATGCGGGCGGCGATACGATCAATGCGATCAAGGCCGCTAAGGAATTCGGCATCACGAAGACGATGAAGATCGCCGCACTGCTGATCTTCATCGACGACATCCACAGTCTCGGGCTCGAGACGACGCAAGGCCTGATCGCGACCGACAGCTGGTACTGGAACAAGGACGCGAACACGCGCAAATGGGCGCAGCGTTATTTCGAGAAGATGAAGAAGATGCCGTCGAGCCTGCAGGCAGCCGACTACTCGGCCACGATGACGTATCTGAACGCCGTGAAGGCGGTCGGCTCGACCGATCCGGACAAGGTGATGGCGCAGCTCAAGAAGACGAAGATCGACGATTTCTACGGTAAGGGCTATATCCGCCAGGACGGCAGCTTTATTCACGACATGTACCTGATGCAGGTGAAGACGCCCGCCGAGTCGAAAGAACCGTGGGACTACTACAAGATCACGGCGACGATTCCGGGCGAACAGGCATTTACGACAAAGCAGGAAACGCGCTGCGCGTTGTGGAAATAA
- a CDS encoding ABC transporter ATP-binding protein, with amino-acid sequence MSTVTENENVETNGALSAEPALEIAGLQAWYGESHILHGVDLTVARGEVVTLLGRNGAGRTTTLRAIMGLTGRRTGSIRVSGRETIDLPTHRVAHCGIGYCPEERGIFSSLSCEENLLLPPPVGDAAHMMSLSEIYEMFPNLQERRMSQGTRLSGGEQQMLAVARILRTGANLLLLDEISEGLAPVIVQALARMIVTLKSRGYTIVMVEQNFRFAAPLADRFYVMEHGRIVEHFGAQELESKMPVLHDLLGV; translated from the coding sequence ATGAGCACGGTCACCGAGAACGAGAACGTCGAAACGAACGGGGCGTTGAGCGCGGAACCCGCGCTCGAAATCGCCGGGCTGCAGGCGTGGTACGGCGAGTCGCACATCCTGCACGGCGTCGATCTGACCGTTGCGCGCGGCGAGGTGGTCACGCTGCTTGGCCGCAACGGCGCCGGTCGCACGACCACCTTGCGCGCGATCATGGGCCTGACGGGGCGTCGTACGGGTTCGATACGCGTGAGCGGCCGCGAAACGATCGATCTGCCCACGCACCGCGTCGCGCATTGCGGCATCGGTTACTGCCCCGAAGAACGGGGCATTTTCTCGAGCCTCTCGTGCGAGGAAAACCTGCTGCTGCCGCCGCCGGTCGGCGACGCGGCACACATGATGTCGCTTTCCGAAATCTACGAGATGTTCCCGAATCTGCAGGAACGCCGCATGAGCCAGGGCACGCGGCTATCGGGCGGCGAGCAGCAGATGCTCGCGGTCGCGCGCATTCTGCGCACCGGCGCGAACCTGCTGCTGCTCGACGAAATCTCGGAAGGACTCGCGCCGGTGATCGTGCAGGCGCTTGCGCGAATGATCGTCACATTGAAATCGCGCGGCTACACGATCGTGATGGTCGAGCAGAATTTCCGCTTCGCCGCGCCGCTTGCGGATCGCTTCTATGTGATGGAGCACGGCCGCATCGTCGAGCATTTCGGCGCGCAGGAGCTCGAAAGCAAAATGCCGGTCCTGCACGACCTGCTCGGCGTGTAA
- a CDS encoding ABC transporter ATP-binding protein, producing MILGDTILETRGLTREFKGFTAVNGVNLRVRRGSIHALIGPNGAGKTTCFNLLTKFLEPTAGQIVFNGVDITRERPAQIARRGIIRSFQISAVFPHLTALQNVRIGLQRALGTAFHFWKSERTLHRLDDNALDLLTQVGLADFADVPTVELSYGRKRALEIATTLAMEPELMLLDEPTQGMGHEDVDRVTALIKKVSAGRTILMVEHNMNVIAGISDTITVLQRGEVLAEGTYADVSKNPLVTQAYMGSADAALAGAHA from the coding sequence ATGATTCTCGGCGATACGATACTCGAGACGCGCGGGCTGACGAGGGAGTTCAAGGGTTTCACGGCGGTCAACGGCGTCAACCTGCGGGTGCGGCGCGGCTCGATTCATGCGCTGATCGGCCCGAACGGCGCGGGCAAGACCACTTGCTTCAATCTGCTTACGAAGTTTCTCGAACCGACAGCCGGGCAGATCGTCTTCAACGGCGTCGACATCACACGCGAGCGGCCGGCGCAGATCGCGCGGCGCGGCATCATCCGCTCGTTTCAGATTTCCGCAGTTTTCCCGCATCTGACCGCCTTGCAAAACGTGCGCATCGGCTTGCAGCGCGCGTTAGGCACCGCGTTTCATTTCTGGAAGAGCGAGCGCACGCTGCATCGGCTCGACGACAATGCGCTCGATCTGCTCACGCAAGTCGGCCTTGCCGATTTCGCAGACGTACCGACGGTCGAACTGTCGTATGGCCGCAAGCGCGCGCTCGAAATCGCGACGACGCTCGCGATGGAGCCCGAACTGATGCTGCTCGACGAGCCGACGCAGGGCATGGGCCACGAAGACGTGGACCGCGTCACGGCGTTGATCAAAAAAGTATCGGCGGGCCGCACGATCCTGATGGTCGAACACAACATGAATGTGATTGCCGGCATCTCCGATACGATCACGGTTCTGCAGCGCGGCGAGGTGCTCGCTGAAGGAACCTATGCGGACGTATCGAAGAATCCGCTCGTGACGCAGGCCTATATGGGCAGTGCCGATGCCGCGCTGGCCGGAGCGCACGCATGA
- a CDS encoding GMC family oxidoreductase — protein sequence MTNVTSQTTRTASGRAAGERTLEGEFDYIVIGAGTAGCVLANRLSQDRDVSVLLLEAGGRDDYHWIHIPVGYLHCIGNPRTDWLYKTAAEPGLNGRSLSYPRGRVLGGSSSINGMIYMRGQREDYDEWARVTNDSSWAWDAVLPVFKRSEDHHGGGNEWHGAGGQWRVEKQRLKWRILETFAHAAHETGIPHTEDFNRGDNSGVGYFEVNQKHGIRWNASKAFLRPALGRPNLTIITGAHTQRLVFEGKRCVGVEYRGNDVDYVAKAKCEVILSAGAVNSPQLLELSGIGNGARLQNLGIDVVRDLRGVGENLQDHLQLRMAYKVRGVRTLNTSSAHWWGKLMIGLQYLLMQSGPMSMAPSQLGAFAKSDAGDVSITRPDLEYHVQPLSLDRFGEPLHRFNAFTASVCHLRPTSRGSIHIGSPDPHAPPLIAPNYLSTDYDRHVAANALRLTRRITAAPALARYTPEEILPGVQFQTEEELQRAAGEVGTTIFHPVGTCRMGTTDDPAAVVDTRLRVIGVDGLRVVDASVMPNITSGNTNSPTLMIAERASEMIRADRRAQRSTMQNEATSAAATVSVA from the coding sequence ATGACTAACGTAACGTCGCAAACGACGCGCACAGCAAGTGGACGTGCAGCAGGTGAACGAACGCTCGAAGGCGAATTCGACTACATCGTGATCGGGGCGGGCACGGCGGGATGCGTGCTCGCGAACCGTCTGAGCCAGGACCGCGACGTGTCGGTGCTGCTGCTCGAAGCGGGAGGCAGGGACGATTATCACTGGATCCACATACCGGTCGGCTACTTGCACTGCATCGGCAATCCGCGCACCGACTGGCTCTACAAGACAGCAGCGGAGCCGGGATTGAACGGACGCTCGCTGTCGTATCCGCGCGGCAGGGTGCTCGGCGGCAGTTCGTCGATCAACGGCATGATCTATATGCGCGGCCAGCGCGAAGACTACGACGAATGGGCGCGCGTCACGAACGATTCGTCGTGGGCCTGGGATGCGGTGCTGCCGGTGTTCAAACGCAGCGAAGACCATCACGGCGGCGGCAACGAATGGCACGGCGCGGGCGGCCAATGGCGCGTCGAGAAACAGCGCCTCAAATGGAGGATTCTCGAGACGTTCGCCCATGCGGCGCACGAAACCGGCATTCCGCATACCGAAGATTTCAATCGTGGCGACAACAGCGGCGTCGGCTACTTCGAAGTGAACCAGAAGCACGGCATTCGCTGGAATGCGTCGAAGGCATTCTTGCGGCCTGCGCTCGGGCGGCCGAATCTGACGATCATCACGGGTGCGCATACGCAGCGTCTGGTGTTCGAAGGCAAACGCTGCGTCGGCGTCGAATATCGCGGCAACGACGTCGACTACGTCGCCAAGGCGAAATGCGAGGTGATCCTGAGCGCCGGCGCCGTCAATTCGCCGCAATTGCTCGAGTTGTCGGGGATCGGCAATGGTGCGCGCCTGCAGAACCTCGGCATCGACGTCGTGCGGGATTTGCGCGGCGTCGGCGAGAACCTGCAGGATCATCTGCAATTGAGGATGGCTTATAAAGTGCGCGGCGTGCGGACGTTGAACACGTCTTCGGCGCACTGGTGGGGCAAGCTGATGATCGGGCTTCAGTATCTGCTGATGCAAAGCGGTCCGATGTCGATGGCACCGTCGCAGCTCGGCGCATTCGCGAAATCGGATGCCGGCGATGTGTCGATTACGCGTCCTGACCTCGAGTACCACGTGCAACCGCTGTCGCTCGACCGCTTTGGCGAACCGCTGCATCGTTTCAATGCGTTTACGGCGTCGGTATGCCACCTGCGGCCGACGTCGCGCGGCAGCATTCATATCGGCTCGCCCGATCCACATGCGCCGCCGCTGATCGCACCGAACTATCTGTCGACCGATTACGACCGGCATGTCGCGGCCAACGCGTTGCGGCTCACGCGCCGCATTACGGCTGCACCGGCGCTCGCGCGCTACACGCCCGAAGAGATTCTGCCCGGCGTGCAGTTTCAGACCGAAGAGGAATTGCAGCGCGCGGCGGGCGAGGTCGGCACGACGATCTTTCATCCGGTCGGCACATGCCGCATGGGAACGACCGACGATCCCGCTGCGGTAGTCGATACGCGGCTTCGCGTGATCGGTGTCGACGGCTTGCGTGTGGTCGATGCATCGGTCATGCCCAACATTACATCGGGCAACACGAACTCGCCGACGTTAATGATCGCCGAGCGCGCGAGCGAAATGATCCGTGCCGATCGCCGCGCGCAGCGCAGCACGATGCAAAACGAAGCGACGTCTGCCGCGGCGACCGTGTCGGTCGCGTGA
- a CDS encoding CoA-acylating methylmalonate-semialdehyde dehydrogenase, which translates to MSETDRNPSRVRELAHAINGRLVEGTSERFGDVFNPALGSIAARVPFASVAEVDAAVAAAKAAFPAWSETAPLKRARVMFKFKELLDRHHDELAELITREHGKVFSDAKGEVTRGIEVVEFACGIPNLLKTDFTDQIGGGIDNWNLRQPLGVVAGITPFNFPMMVPCWMFPMAIACGNTFVLKPSERDPSASIRLAELLKEAGLPDGVFNVVHGDKVAVDALLAHPDISAVSFVGSTPIAEYIHTEGTKRGKRVQALGGAKNHLVVMPDADLDQAVDALIGAAYGSAGERCMAISVAVAVGHIADELVERLTPRVKALKIANGMDPAAEMGPLVTAAHRSKVSGYVDAGVKEGATLVVDGRNHEVAGHEKGFFLAGTLFDNVKTDMSIYRDEIFGPVLCVVRVPDFASAVELINRNEYANGVSCFTSDGGIARAFSRQIQIGMVGINVPIPVPMAWHSFGGWKRSLFGDHNAYGEEGVRFYTRYKSIMQRWPDSIAKGAEFTMPVAK; encoded by the coding sequence ATGAGCGAGACAGATCGGAACCCTTCGCGCGTGCGGGAGTTGGCGCACGCAATCAACGGACGTCTGGTCGAGGGCACGAGCGAGCGCTTCGGCGACGTGTTCAACCCGGCACTCGGCAGCATCGCGGCGCGCGTGCCGTTCGCAAGCGTCGCGGAAGTCGATGCGGCGGTCGCGGCGGCGAAGGCTGCGTTTCCCGCGTGGAGCGAGACTGCCCCACTCAAGCGGGCACGCGTGATGTTCAAGTTCAAGGAACTGCTCGACAGACACCACGACGAACTCGCCGAACTGATTACGCGCGAGCACGGCAAGGTGTTTTCCGATGCGAAGGGCGAGGTGACGCGCGGCATCGAAGTCGTCGAATTCGCATGCGGCATTCCGAATCTGCTGAAGACCGATTTCACCGATCAGATCGGCGGCGGTATCGACAACTGGAACCTGCGGCAGCCGCTTGGCGTGGTCGCCGGCATCACGCCGTTCAACTTCCCGATGATGGTGCCGTGCTGGATGTTCCCGATGGCAATCGCATGCGGCAACACGTTCGTTTTGAAGCCGTCGGAGCGCGATCCGTCCGCATCGATCCGGCTTGCCGAATTGCTGAAGGAAGCGGGTTTGCCCGATGGCGTATTCAACGTCGTGCATGGCGACAAGGTTGCGGTCGACGCGCTGCTCGCGCATCCCGACATCAGCGCCGTGTCGTTCGTCGGGTCGACGCCGATCGCCGAATACATCCATACGGAAGGCACGAAGCGCGGCAAGCGCGTCCAGGCGCTGGGCGGCGCGAAGAATCATCTCGTGGTGATGCCCGATGCGGACCTCGATCAGGCCGTCGATGCGTTGATCGGCGCCGCATACGGTTCGGCCGGCGAGCGTTGCATGGCGATTTCAGTGGCCGTCGCGGTCGGCCATATCGCCGACGAGCTCGTCGAACGTCTGACGCCGCGCGTGAAGGCGCTGAAGATCGCCAATGGCATGGATCCCGCGGCGGAGATGGGCCCGCTCGTCACCGCTGCGCATCGCTCGAAGGTGTCGGGCTACGTCGATGCGGGCGTGAAGGAGGGCGCGACGCTCGTCGTCGATGGCCGCAATCACGAAGTGGCCGGGCACGAGAAGGGCTTCTTTCTTGCCGGCACGCTGTTCGATAACGTCAAGACCGATATGTCGATCTATCGCGACGAAATCTTCGGCCCGGTGTTGTGCGTCGTGCGCGTGCCCGATTTTGCATCGGCCGTCGAGCTCATCAACAGGAACGAGTATGCGAACGGCGTATCGTGCTTCACGAGCGACGGCGGTATCGCGCGCGCATTCTCGCGGCAGATCCAGATCGGCATGGTCGGCATCAACGTGCCGATTCCGGTGCCGATGGCATGGCATTCGTTCGGCGGCTGGAAGCGCTCGCTGTTCGGCGATCACAACGCCTATGGCGAGGAAGGCGTGCGCTTTTACACGCGCTACAAGAGCATCATGCAGCGCTGGCCGGACAGCATCGCGAAGGGTGCGGAATTCACGATGCCGGTCGCGAAGTAG
- a CDS encoding class IV adenylate cyclase encodes MARNIEIKARAHQFDLLRERAAALSPDAPLIFRQLDSFYDVPRGRLKLRQFDDGTPAELIFYQRDDRDGPKVSYYTRSPVTNAEAMHSLLATALTTRCVVSKERHVYLVGRTRIHLDRVDGLGDFIELEVVLAQDDDEEGGEAEAHDMFRKLGVPESDLVAVAYADLLDATQEPLKVA; translated from the coding sequence ATGGCCCGCAACATCGAAATCAAAGCCCGCGCCCACCAGTTCGATCTGCTTCGCGAGCGCGCCGCCGCCCTTTCGCCAGACGCTCCGTTGATCTTTCGCCAGCTGGACAGCTTCTACGATGTGCCGCGCGGCCGCCTGAAGCTGCGCCAGTTCGACGACGGCACGCCTGCCGAACTGATTTTCTATCAACGCGACGATCGCGATGGCCCGAAGGTTTCGTATTACACGAGAAGCCCGGTGACCAATGCGGAAGCGATGCATTCGCTGCTCGCGACCGCGCTGACCACGCGTTGCGTCGTATCGAAAGAGCGGCACGTGTATCTGGTCGGCCGCACGAGGATTCATCTCGATCGCGTCGACGGGCTCGGCGATTTCATCGAACTCGAAGTGGTGCTCGCGCAGGATGACGACGAAGAAGGCGGCGAAGCCGAAGCTCACGATATGTTCAGGAAGCTCGGCGTGCCCGAGTCGGATCTCGTTGCAGTCGCGTATGCGGATCTGCTCGATGCGACGCAGGAACCGTTGAAGGTGGCTTGA
- a CDS encoding Lrp/AsnC family transcriptional regulator, which yields MVELDHFDLALLDVLQRFGRATHQQLGEQVPLSPSQIGRRLQRLEAIGVVDGYRVVLRPEKLGLGVTAFTSLKLKHHGDSIIEQFQQQIDTLPEVLECHAVVGDADYLLRIVAPDLTALSSFVMKKLMRVPGVDSVRSNIVLTTFKRNGPLPLGHLSPGSATETE from the coding sequence ATGGTGGAGCTTGATCATTTCGATCTCGCGCTTCTCGACGTGCTGCAGCGCTTCGGGCGCGCAACGCATCAGCAGCTGGGCGAGCAGGTGCCGCTTTCGCCGTCGCAGATCGGCAGGCGCTTGCAGCGGCTCGAAGCGATCGGGGTGGTGGACGGCTATCGCGTCGTGTTGAGGCCGGAAAAGCTCGGCCTCGGCGTGACGGCGTTCACGAGCCTGAAGCTGAAGCACCACGGCGATTCGATCATCGAGCAGTTTCAACAGCAGATCGACACGCTGCCCGAAGTGCTCGAATGCCACGCCGTGGTCGGCGACGCCGACTATTTGCTGCGCATCGTCGCGCCCGACCTGACCGCGTTGTCGTCGTTCGTGATGAAGAAACTGATGCGCGTGCCGGGCGTCGACAGCGTGCGCTCGAACATCGTGCTCACGACATTCAAGCGCAATGGCCCGTTGCCGCTCGGGCACCTGTCGCCGGGCAGCGCGACTGAAACGGAATAG
- a CDS encoding 4a-hydroxytetrahydrobiopterin dehydratase — protein sequence MSAKPTAKLSAEERAARLRELKGWQSVAERDAIERRLQFADFNEAFGFMTRVAIKAQEMDHHPEWSNVYNVVRITLSSHDVNGVTERDVELARFIDRIAGSA from the coding sequence ATGAGTGCCAAACCGACCGCCAAATTGAGCGCCGAAGAACGGGCAGCGAGATTGCGCGAATTAAAGGGCTGGCAAAGCGTCGCCGAACGCGACGCGATCGAACGCCGCCTTCAATTCGCCGACTTCAACGAAGCATTCGGTTTCATGACGCGCGTGGCGATCAAGGCTCAGGAAATGGATCACCATCCCGAGTGGTCGAATGTCTATAACGTCGTGAGAATCACACTTTCTTCGCACGACGTGAACGGAGTGACCGAACGCGATGTCGAACTCGCGCGGTTTATCGACCGCATCGCCGGCAGCGCATAA
- a CDS encoding DUF3717 domain-containing protein: MSEITINELEAAINFWRARSPSAGDELVLCKEASALSKPYALMIVQRHQVVSHEALEQSARDAWNSYVRLKDGL, from the coding sequence ATGTCCGAAATCACGATCAACGAACTCGAAGCCGCGATCAACTTCTGGCGCGCCCGTTCGCCTTCAGCAGGCGACGAACTCGTTCTGTGCAAGGAGGCAAGCGCGCTCTCCAAGCCGTATGCGTTGATGATTGTACAGCGACACCAGGTTGTGTCGCATGAAGCGCTTGAGCAGTCTGCACGTGATGCGTGGAATTCTTACGTTCGCCTTAAGGATGGCCTGTAG
- a CDS encoding response regulator, with amino-acid sequence MRLLLIEDDRPIARGIQSSLEQAGFTVDMVHDGIFAEQALTQNRHELVILDLGLPGIDGMTLLSRFRQSNRHTPVIVLTARDELNDRVQGLNSGADDYMLKPFEPAELEARIRAVMRRSGPHGDMPRPEVSLGGVRLSGVDRRIFNDDKPLELSPREFAVLEMLLLRHGRVVSKAQLQDHLTHFGGDLGDTAIEVYVHRVRKKLESCRVEIVTVRGFGYLLQEIRQAA; translated from the coding sequence ATGCGACTCCTTCTGATCGAAGATGACCGTCCGATTGCACGCGGCATCCAAAGCAGCCTCGAACAAGCCGGCTTCACGGTCGACATGGTCCACGACGGCATCTTCGCCGAACAGGCCCTCACGCAAAACCGCCACGAACTCGTGATCCTCGATCTGGGCCTGCCCGGCATTGACGGCATGACGTTGCTGTCGCGTTTTCGTCAGAGCAACCGGCATACGCCGGTTATCGTGCTGACCGCCCGCGACGAACTGAACGACCGTGTCCAAGGCCTCAATTCGGGCGCCGACGACTACATGCTGAAGCCGTTCGAACCGGCCGAACTCGAGGCGCGCATTCGCGCCGTCATGCGCCGCAGCGGCCCGCACGGCGATATGCCGCGTCCGGAAGTGTCGTTGGGCGGCGTACGCCTGTCGGGCGTCGATCGCCGCATCTTCAACGACGACAAGCCGCTCGAACTGTCGCCGCGTGAATTCGCGGTGCTCGAAATGCTGCTGCTGCGTCACGGCCGCGTCGTCAGCAAGGCGCAACTGCAGGATCACCTCACGCACTTCGGCGGCGATCTCGGCGACACCGCGATCGAAGTCTATGTGCACCGGGTCCGCAAAAAGCTCGAAAGCTGCCGCGTCGAAATCGTCACGGTGCGCGGTTTCGGTTATTTGCTGCAAGAGATCCGTCAGGCTGCATAA